The Mucilaginibacter terrae region GTATAGGTTTACCAGCCTGATTGAATTTAATGCGATTCTTTCCCGTTTTAACGTGGTTGCCGACCGTGGAAACACAACCTCGGTCATGTATGGAAAGAACGGTCTCCGGTACTGGATCACAAATGCCGATGGAGATAAAATGGGCGTGCCTTTAAAAGCGAGCCAGCTCTATGGCAAGCCGACCTTGCCGTTTTTAGAAAAGCAATTTCAACTGAACAAATCATTGAGAAAGCCCTGCCGGGAGATACTCTGCGAGAAGATTGACAAGGCGGTTCGCAAAAGCACTGGTCTGGCAGAGTTGGAGGTAAACTTAAGCAAGGCCGGGGTTGATCTGATCAAACGGATGAACCCCGAGGGCAGGCTTTATGGACTGACCTACCTGGATCATGACCAACGGGCAATTTTTAATGGCAGTGATCTGGGGAAATTGTATAGCGCAGGCCCGGTCATCGATGCACTGCAATACCGGAAACCTGAAGGTGATATGATATCGAAGCCCGACAGCCGGCGCGAACAGCCAATAGTTTCAGTTGTACATCAATTGCCGGGAAGTTCACTGCTGGCCGAACTGCTCGAACCCATATATGAGGATCAAATTCCTGGTGAGCTTTTGAAGAACAAGCGTAAGAAGAAAAAACGTATCCACTTTTAAAAATCCAAGTCATGCAAACAGGAGAAAACGAACAGGCCTTGAGGAAGATCATCGATTTTACCAGGTTCTTGAGCATTGCTGTTTTGATCATACACTTCTATCTGTGCTGCTATCAGGCATTCCAGGTTTGGGGTTTAACACATCCTGTCTTGAACAGGATCTTGTGGCCTGTCGCACAATTTAAAATTTTCGATTCTTTGCTGTATGCCAAGGGATCTGCTATTGCCCTCCTCCTGGTCTCACTTTTGGGAAGCAAGGGTAGAAAAGACGAGAAGATCACAATGAGCGAGATGATCAACTTTGGGCTTACCGGTTTGTTTCTTTATGCCGGGAGCAATTTGTTGCTTACGTCGCTCCAGCGCTCAGTTGGAACCTATGCCCTGTACATGGCACTAACCGCGATCGGCTACATGATGATTATCCGGTGCGGATCATTGCTTTTCCGGATGCTGAAGCTCAACATGACCGGCGATGTGTTTAACAAATACAATGAATCTTTTCCGCAGGAAGAGCGTTTGCTGGAAAACGAGTATTCCATCAATCTCCCGGCAGCGTATAACTTTAAAGGCAAGACCCGGAAAAGCTGGATCAATATCATCAACCCGTTCCGCGGCACGTTGGTACTGGGAACACCA contains the following coding sequences:
- a CDS encoding relaxase/mobilization nuclease domain-containing protein, whose translation is MVAKIKTGKSLSGALYYNEHKVGQGLAILLDAPGFQKDAPQLSFTEKLSRLADLAGRNQRVRTNTLHVSLNFDVSEKLNPTLLCDIARDYMEGIGFKDQPYLVYQHLDAGHPHIHILSTNIDFEGNRISLHNLGKLRSEPTRKEIEVRYQLVKAQDPRQLAVERIRPKAIVYGKTDSRKAVSDLVHEIARTYRFTSLIEFNAILSRFNVVADRGNTTSVMYGKNGLRYWITNADGDKMGVPLKASQLYGKPTLPFLEKQFQLNKSLRKPCREILCEKIDKAVRKSTGLAELEVNLSKAGVDLIKRMNPEGRLYGLTYLDHDQRAIFNGSDLGKLYSAGPVIDALQYRKPEGDMISKPDSRREQPIVSVVHQLPGSSLLAELLEPIYEDQIPGELLKNKRKKKKRIHF